The Candidatus Eisenbacteria bacterium genome segment GGCCGAGAGGGTTCGCCCCGGAGCGGAGATGCAGCCCTTCGCGGACCGGCACGGGGGCCCAGGCGTACCCGTACCGTTCGACGATCGCGCCCAACGCCTCCGCCCCCGCCCGGTCCGTCCGCCCCGAAATCCCCACGAAGAAGGTCCCGCCGAGACGGAACACGTCACCGCCGTCGATCGTGCCGGGCGGTTCGATCCTTTCGATGCGCCTGTGAGGGCGGAGCGCCTCCTCGATGGTCGGCGTCTCCCCGCGCCGCGCTTCGGCGCCGGGGCGCGTGATCACCGCCGCCTCGGGGAAGACCACCGCCGCGTCCTCGGGGAAGTAGGCGTCCGGGAATCCGGTGAGGGGTTCGAGAACGGCGACGTCGAGACCGGCCAGGCGGAGGGCGTCGAGGTAGGCGTCGTGCTGGCGGAGGATCCGGTCGTATTCCGGCGGACCCAGATCCGCGGCGGTGATCCCTCCGGCGAAATCCGGCCCCGGGCGACGCGCGACGGCGCGTGAGAAACGGCAGGCGTCGGCGCGCGGATCGCTCATCGCCCGGGATCTTCCATGCGGAAGGGAGGGTGCGCGTCCGGGCCGGGCATCACGATCCAGAGAACGATGTACGTGAGAATTCCCGGAAAGGCCGCCGAGAAGATCGAGACCAAAACATAAAGAAGGCGCACCTTGCCGGGGGACCAACCGAAGAACTCGGCGATGCCGCCGCAGACGCCGCCGAAGATATGGTCGTCCGACCGTTTTAACATGTCGCTTCGTTTCCGCATTCTTTCATCCCCTCTTCACTCCAGAATCAGGTCGTCCAGGGGGCGCTTGGGTACGTGATGGATCCCCGTTTCGTCCCGCCAGTAGCGGATGTCGCCGTCGTCGCCGACCGATTCGACGATCACGCGCTCCGCCGGGCGCCCGAGGGCGACGACGAGCAGGATCTCGTACCGGTCCGGCAACGCGAGCGCTTCCCGGAGCTTCCCCCGTTCGACCGAGGCGATCATGCAACCGCCGAACCCCTTCTCCGCCGCACCGAGTAGGATGGTCTGCGCCGCGATACCGTGGTCCCATCGCACCTCCTCGGCGATCGTCTTGTCGGCGAGGATGACGATGTATCCCGTCGGGCGCTCCCCGGCTTCCGGTCCGTCCCAATCCTCCAGATAGCCAGCCCAGGCGAGGTGGGGAAAGATCGACGCGTTCGTCTCCGGCGTCCAGGAGAGAAGATACTTGAGAGGTTGTAGGTTCGCCGCCGATGGGGCGAGGCGGGCCAGGCCGACCAGGTCGCGCAGCGTTTCCCGGTCCAGGGCGGCCGCGCCGTCGAAGCGCCGGTAGCTTCGGTTTTTCTCGACCAGTTCGCGGATCATGGTTCGTCGATCCTCCCGTCGTGCGCGTCACGCGCGGCGTCT includes the following:
- a CDS encoding nitroreductase family protein codes for the protein MIRELVEKNRSYRRFDGAAALDRETLRDLVGLARLAPSAANLQPLKYLLSWTPETNASIFPHLAWAGYLEDWDGPEAGERPTGYIVILADKTIAEEVRWDHGIAAQTILLGAAEKGFGGCMIASVERGKLREALALPDRYEILLVVALGRPAERVIVESVGDDGDIRYWRDETGIHHVPKRPLDDLILE
- a CDS encoding amidinotransferase yields the protein MSDPRADACRFSRAVARRPGPDFAGGITAADLGPPEYDRILRQHDAYLDALRLAGLDVAVLEPLTGFPDAYFPEDAAVVFPEAAVITRPGAEARRGETPTIEEALRPHRRIERIEPPGTIDGGDVFRLGGTFFVGISGRTDRAGAEALGAIVERYGYAWAPVPVREGLHLRSGANPLGPGTVLLHEVYRDEPAFRFLEKVFVELEEGYGANALRVNDTILIAAGFPRLRERIERLGAPVIPLGLSEPRKMDGGLTCMSLRF
- a CDS encoding PspC domain-containing protein, with product MLKRSDDHIFGGVCGGIAEFFGWSPGKVRLLYVLVSIFSAAFPGILTYIVLWIVMPGPDAHPPFRMEDPGR